Proteins encoded in a region of the Prunus persica cultivar Lovell chromosome G4, Prunus_persica_NCBIv2, whole genome shotgun sequence genome:
- the LOC18779956 gene encoding callose synthase 11 isoform X1 — MNLRQRPQPTRGGRGPLHAPLPPMQQAYNIIPIHDLLADHPSLRYPEIRAAAASLRAVGDLRKPQFVPWNPSYDLMNWLGISFGFQNDNVRNQREHLVLHLANSQMRLQPPPNLVDSLDAGVLRRFRGKLLQNYSSWCSYMGRKSNVVISRRRADLRRELLYVALYLLIWGESGNLRFVPECVCYIYHHMAMELNKVLDESIDPDTGRPFVPSVSGHCGFLKSVVMPIYQTIKTEVESSRNGTAPHSAWRNYDDINEYFWSRRCFQRLKWPINYSSNFFATTPKNKRVGKTGFVEQRSFWNVFRSFDKLWVLLILFLQASIIVAWKETDYPWQALERRDDQVQLLTLFITWGGLRLLQAVLDAGTQYSLVSRETMLLGVRMVLKGAAAATWTIVFSVFYARIWDQKNSDGRWSDAANQRIIVFLEAALVFVIPEVLALVLFIVPWVRNFLEGLDFSILYVFTWWFHTRIFVGRGLREGLVNNVKYTMFWIVVLASKFTFSYFLQIRPLVSPTKTLLDAGDTKYKIHIFFNSGNRIAIVLLWIPVVLIYLMDLQIWFAIFSSLVGATIGLFSHLGEIRNINQLRLRFQFFTSALQFNLMPEEESLHPEVTMVKKLRDAIHRLKLRYGLGQAYKKTESSQVEATRFALIWNEIMTTFREEDLISDRELELMELPPNCWNIRVIRWPCSLLCNELLLALSQAKELGDELDQSLWLKICKSEYRRCAVIEAYDSIKYLLLVVVKYGTEENSIVSKIFKELDQCIESGKVTVTYKLSLLPQIHAKLISLIELLIQQKKDESKAVNVLQALYELSVREFPRLKKSMATLRLEGLATCSPATDAGLLFENAIQFPDDEDAVFFRHLRRLHTILTSRDSMHNVPTNIEARRRIAFFSNSLFMNMPRAPFVEKMMAFSVLTPYYDEEVLYGKEFLRSENEDGISTLFYLQKIYEDEWKHFMERMYREGMENDDEIFTNKARDLRLWASHRGQTLSRTVRGMMYYYRALKMLAFLDSASEMDIRDGSQQIGSHVLINQNSGLDGVQSGMQSSSRKLGRTSSSVSYLFKGNERGIALLKFTYVVACQLYGQHKTKGDSRAEEILYLMKNNEALRVAYVDEVHLGRDEVEYYSVLVKFDQQIQREVEIYRIMLPGPLKLGEGKPENQNHAIIFTRGDAVQTIDMNQDNYFEEALKMRNLLEEFKNFYGIRRPTILGVRENIFTGSVSSLAWFMSAQEMSFVTLNQRVLANPLKVRMHYGHPDVFDRFWFLPRGGISKASKVINISEDIFAGFNCTLRGGNVTHHEYIQVGKGRDVGLNQISMFEAKVASGNGEQVLSRDVYRLGHRLDFFRMLSFFYSTAGFYFNTMMVILTVYAFLWGRLFLALSGIKDSANNKSLGVILNQQFIIQLGFFTALPMIVENSLELGFLRAVWDFLTMQLQLASVFYTFSMGTRTHFFGRTILHGGAKYRATGRGFVVQHKSFAENYRLYARSHFVKAIELGIILIVFAAHNSVATNTFVYIAMTISSWCLVLSWIMAPFVFNPSGFDWLKTVYDFEDFMNWLWYSGGVFTKAEQSWETWWYEEQDHLRTTGLWGKLLEILLDLRFFFFQYGVVYHLNITRGNTSIAVYLLSWIYMVVAVGIYIVIAYAQDKYAAKEHIYYRLVQLLVIMVLVLVTVLLLEFTHFKFLDIVSSFLAFIPTGWGIILIAQVLKPFLQSTVVWDTVVSLARLYDLLFGVIVLAPVALLSWLPGFQSMQTRILFNEAFSRGLQISRILTGKKSQ, encoded by the coding sequence ATGAATCTTCGGCAGCGTCCGCAGCCGACGCGTGGCGGTCGTGGACCACTCCACGCGCCGCTGCCGCCCATGCAACAGGCCTACAACATAATCCCCATCCACGACCTCCTGGCCGACCACCCTTCGCTCCGCTATCCCGAGATACGCGCCGCTGCCGCCTCCTTACGCGCCGTCGGGGACCTCCGGAAGCCGCAGTTTGTCCCCTGGAACCCGAGCTACGACCTCATGAACTGGCTCGGCATCTCCTTCGGGTTCCAAAACGACAACGTTCGGAACCAGCGGGAGCATTTGGTCCTCCACCTGGCCAACTCCCAAATGCGGCTCCAGCCTCCGCCGAACCTGGTCGACTCGCTCGACGCCGGCGTTCTCCGGCGATTCCGGGGCAAATTGCTGCAGAACTACTCCTCCTGGTGCTCCTACATGGGCCGGAAGTCGAATGTCGTCATTTCGAGACGCCGCGCTGATCTCCGCCGCGAGCTGCTCTACGTGGCGCTGTACCTGCTGATTTGGGGCGAGTCTGGTAACCTTCGTTTCGTCCCTGAATGTGTTTGTTATATTTACCATCATATGGCCATGGAACTGAACAAAGTGCTTGATGAGTCTATCGACCCGGATACTGGTCGCCCGTTTGTGCCTTCGGTTTCGGGGCACTGTGGGTTTTTGAAGAGTGTGGTTATGCCCATTTACCAGACCATTAAGACTGAGGTTGAGAGCAGCAGAAATGGTACTGCGCCTCACTCTGCTTGGCGCAATTATGATGATATTAACGAGTACTTTTGGTCTCGGAGGTGTTTCCAGAGGCTGAAATGGCCTATTAATtattcaagtaatttttttgctACCACCCCGAAGAATAAGAGGGTCGGGAAGACGGGGTTTGTGGAGCAGAGGTCGTTTTGGAATGTGTTTAGGAGCTTTGATAAGCTCTGGGTTTTGTTAATCTTGTTTTTACAGGCTTCCATTATTGTTGCTTGGAAGGAGACAGATTATCCCTGGCAGGCATTGGAGAGAAGGGACGATCAGGTGCAGTTGCTAACATTGTTCATTACTTGGGGCGGTCTTCGCCTTCTTCAAGCAGTGCTTGATGCTGGGACTCAGTATAGCTTAGTTTCCAGGGAGACGATGTTGCTTGGTGTTCGCATGGTGCTGAAGGGTGCAGCTGCCGCGACATGGACTATTGTGTTTTCAGTGTTTTATGCGAGGATTTGGGATCAGAAGAATTCGGATGGGAGGTGGTCGGATGCGGCCAATCAGAGgattattgtttttcttgagGCTGCACTTGTTTTCGTCATCCCAGAAGTGCTGGCATTGGTTCTCTTTATAGTTCCCTGGGTCAGAAACTTTCTTGAAGGGTTGGATTTTAGTATACTCTATGTATTCACATGGTGGTTTCATACACGGATTTTTGTGGGTCGTGGACTGAGGGAAGGGCTTGTCAATAATGTCAAGTATACAATGTTCTGGATCGTAGTGTTGGCTTCAAAATTCACATTCAGTTACTTCCTTCAGATCAGGCCTCTTGTTTCCCCAACGAAAACTCTGTTGGACGCAGGGGATACCAAGTACAAAATACATATCTTTTTTAATAGCGGGAACAGAATAGCAATTGTGTTGTTGTGGATTCCTGTTGTGTTGATTTACTTGATGGATCTGCAAATATGGTTTGCCATTTTCTCATCCTTAGTTGGTGCAACAATTGGGCTGTTTTCACATTTGGGTGAGATCCGGAATATTAATCAGCTAAGGCTGAGATTTCAGTTCTTTACTAGTGCGTTGCAGTTTAATCTTATGCCGGAGGAGGAGTCCTTACATCCTGAGGTGACAATGGTGAAGAAGCTCCGTGATGCCATCCACAGACTGAAATTGCGGTATGGACTTGGTCAAGCCTACAAGAAGACTGAATCAAGCCAAGTAGAAGCTACCAGGTTTGCCTTGATATGGAATGAAATCATGACAACTTTCAGGGAGGAAGATCTCATCAGTGATCGAGAACTTGAGCTCATGGAATTGCCACCTAATTGTTGGAACATTAGGGTTATTCGCTGGCCATGTTCCCTCCTCTGCAATGAACTATTGCTTGCTCTAAGTCAGGCAAAAGAGCTGGGTGATGAACTTGACCAGTCGCTTTGGTTGAAGATATGCAAGAGTGAGTATCGCCGGTGTGCTGTCATCGAAGCTTATGACAGCATCAAGTATCTGCTTCTTGTGGTCGTTAAATATGGCACAGAAGAAAATTCCATTGTTTCAAAAATTTTCAAGGAGCTGGATCAATGTATTGAGAGTGGGAAGGTCACGGTTACATATAAGTTGTCACTGCTTCCACAAATTCATGCAAAGTTGATTTCTCTTATTGAGCTTTTGattcaacaaaagaaagatgaaagTAAGGCAGTGAATGTGTTGCAGGCCTTGTACGAACTTTCCGTTCGTGAATTCCCGAGGTTAAAGAAGTCCATGGCAACCTTGAGGCTGGAAGGCCTTGCAACTTGTAGTCCAGCCACTGATGCAGGCTTGCTTTTTGAAAATGCAATCCAGTTTCCTGATGATGAGGATGCGGTCTTCTTTAGGCATCTGCGCCGTCTGCATACAATTCTCACTTCTAGAGACTCAATGCACAATGTCCCAACAAATATTGAGGCGAGACGACGTATTGCCTTCTTTAGCAATTCACTTTTTATGAACATGCCCCGTGCTCCATTTGTTGAAAAAATGATGGCTTTCAGTGTGCTGACTCCATATTATGATGAGGAAGTGTTGTATGGAAAAGAATTTCTTCGAAGTGAGAACGAAGATGGCATTTCCACCCTGTTTTATCTGCAGAAGATTTATGAAGATGAGTGGAAGCATTTTATGGAGAGGATGTACAGGGAGGGCATGGAGAATGACGATGAAATCTTTACTAATAAGGCTAGGGATCTCCGTCTTTGGGCATCGCACAGAGGTCAGACATTATCTCGCACTGTGAGAGGAATGATGTACTACTATAGGGCCCTTAAGATGCTTGCATTTCTTGATTCTGCATCTGAGATGGACATAAGGGATGGATCACAGCAAATTGGCTCTCATGTTTTGATAAACCAAAATAGCGGGTTGGATGGTGTACAGTCAGGcatgcaatcttcttctcggAAACTCGGAAGAACAAGTAGCAGTgttagttatttatttaagggGAATGAACGTGGGATTGCTCTGTTGAAGTTCACATATGTGGTTGCCTGCCAGTTATATGGGCAGCATAAGACGAAGGGAGACTCCCGTGCTGAGGAGATCTTATatcttatgaaaaataatgaggCCCTTCGAGTTGCCTATGTTGATGAGGTTCACTTGGGGAGGGATGAGGTTGAGTACTACTCTGTCCTTGTTAAATTTGATCAGCAGATTCAAAGGGAGGTTGAGATCTATCGGATCATGTTGCCTGGTCCATTGAAGCTTGGTGAAGGCAAACCAGAAAATCAAAACCATGCCATAATCTTCACAAGGGGTGATGCAGTTCAAACCATTGACATGAACCAAGATAATTATTTTGAGGAGGCACTTAAAATGCGGAATTTATTGGAGGAGTTCAAGAACTTTTATGGTATCAGGAGGCCGACTATCTTGGGAGTCCGCGAGAATATCTTCACTGGCTCCGTGTCGTCTCTTGCTTGGTTCATGTCTGCTCAGGAGATGAGTTTTGTGACCCTGAACCAGCGTGTTCTGGCAAACCCTTTGAAAGTGCGAATGCACTATGGTCATCCAGATGTGTTTGACAGGTTCTGGTTCTTGCCTCGAGGTGGAATAAGCAAGGCTTCCAAAGTGATCAATATCAGTGAGGACATATTTGCTGGCTTCAATTGCACACTGCGAGGTGGCAATGTGACTCACCATGAATATATACAGGTGGGCAAGGGGAGGGATGTTGGGCTGAATCAGATCTCCATGTTTGAGGCCAAGGTTGCTAGTGGCAATGGTGAGCAGGTTTTAAGCAGAGATGTGTACCGGTTGGGTCATAGATTGGACTTCTTTCGAatgctttcatttttctacTCAACTGCTGGGTTCTACTTTAACACGATGATGGTGATACTGACTGTTTATGCCTTCTTGTGGGGACGTCTTTTTCTTGCTCTCAGTGGTATCAAGGACAGTGCAAACAATAAATCACTTGGTGTGATCTTGAATCAGCAGTTTATTATCCAGCTAGGTTTCTTCACTGCCCTTCCAATGATTGTTGAAAACTCTCTTGAACTGGGTTTTCTTCGAGCAGTTTGGGATTTCTTAACAATGCAGTTGCAGCTTGCTTCAGTTTTCTACACATTCTCAATGGGAACTCGTACCCACTTCTTCGGCCGTACTATTCTTCATGGGGGTGCAAAGTACCGAGCCACTGGACGTGGCTTTGTGGTACAACACAAGAGCTTTGCTGAGAACTATCGACTCTACGCTCGAAGCCATTTTGTGAAGGCAATTGAGCTTGGGATTATTTTAATAGTGTTTGCTGCTCATAACTCTGTAGCTACGAATACTTTTGTTTACATTGCCATGACGATCTCAAGCTGGTGTCTCGTATTGTCGTGGATAATGGCCCCGTTTGTGTTCAACCCTTCTGGATTTGATTGGCTGAAAACTGTATATGACTTTGAAGATTTTATGAATTGGTTATGGTATTCCGGGGGGGTTTTTACAAAAGCTGAACAGAGCTGGGAAACATGGTGGTATGAGGAACAAGACCATCTACGAACAACCGGTCTTTGGGGAAAGCTATTGGAAATTCTTTTGGATCttcgtttcttcttctttcagtATGGTGTCGTGTACCATCTAAATATTACCCGTGGAAATACCAGCATAGCTGTTTACTTGCTATCTTGGATATACATGGTAGTGGCTGTTGGGATTTATATAGTCATAGCATATGCTCAGGACAAATATGCAGCGAAGGAGCATATCTACTACCGGCTAGTTCAGCTTCTTGTCATAATGGTTTTGGTACTTGTAACTGTATTGCTGCTCGAGTTCACTCACTTCAAATTTCTCGATATAGTCTCAAGTTTCTTGGCGTTCATCCCTACCGGCTGGGGTATAATCTTAATAGCTCAGGTACTTAAACCTTTCCTACAGTCTACAGTGGTGTGGGATACTGTGGTTTCATTGGCTCGACTGTATGATTTGCTCTTTGGAGTAATTGTTTTGGCTCCTGTGGCATTGCTGTCATGGTTACCTGGGTTTCAGTCAATGCAGACTAGGATCCTGTTCAATGAAGCCTTTAGCAGGGGTCTTCAGATATCTCGTATTCTTACCGGCAAAAAGTCTCAGTGA
- the LOC18779956 gene encoding callose synthase 11 isoform X2 — translation MNLRQRPQPTRGGRGPLHAPLPPMQQAYNIIPIHDLLADHPSLRYPEIRAAAASLRAVGDLRKPQFVPWNPSYDLMNWLGISFGFQNDNVRNQREHLVLHLANSQMRLQPPPNLVDSLDAGVLRRFRGKLLQNYSSWCSYMGRKSNVVISRRRADLRRELLYVALYLLIWGESGNLRFVPECVCYIYHHMAMELNKVLDESIDPDTGRPFVPSVSGHCGFLKSVVMPIYQTIKTEVESSRNGTAPHSAWRNYDDINEYFWSRRCFQRLKWPINYSSNFFATTPKNKRVGKTGFVEQRSFWNVFRSFDKLWVLLILFLQASIIVAWKETDYPWQALERRDDQVQLLTLFITWGGLRLLQAVLDAGTQYSLVSRETMLLGVRMVLKGAAAATWTIVFSVFYARIWDQKNSDGRWSDAANQRIIVFLEAALVFVIPEVLALVLFIVPWVRNFLEGLDFSILYVFTWWFHTRIFVGRGLREGLVNNVKYTMFWIVVLASKFTFSYFLQIRPLVSPTKTLLDAGDTKYKIHIFFNSGNRIAIVLLWIPVVLIYLMDLQIWFAIFSSLVGATIGLFSHLGEIRNINQLRLRFQFFTSALQFNLMPEEESLHPEVTMVKKLRDAIHRLKLRYGLGQAYKKTESSQVEATRFALIWNEIMTTFREEDLISDRELELMELPPNCWNIRVIRWPCSLLCNELLLALSQAKELGDELDQSLWLKICKSEYRRCAVIEAYDSIKYLLLVVVKYGTEENSIVSKIFKELDQCIESGKVTVTYKLSLLPQIHAKLISLIELLIQQKKDESKAVNVLQALYELSVREFPRLKKSMATLRLEGLATCSPATDAGLLFENAIQFPDDEDAVFFRHLRRLHTILTSRDSMHNVPTNIEARRRIAFFSNSLFMNMPRAPFVEKMMAFSVLTPYYDEEVLYGKEFLRSENEDGISTLFYLQKIYEDEWKHFMERMYREGMENDDEIFTNKARDLRLWASHRGQTLSRTVRGMMYYYRALKMLAFLDSASEMDIRDGSQQIGSHVLINQNSGLDGVQSGMQSSSRKLGRTSSSVSYLFKGNERGIALLKFTYVVACQLYGQHKTKGDSRAEEILYLMKNNEALRVAYVDEVHLGRDEVEYYSVLVKFDQQIQREVEIYRIMLPGPLKLGEGKPENQNHAIIFTRGDAVQTIDMNQDNYFEEALKMRNLLEEFKNFYGIRRPTILGVRENIFTGSVSSLAWFMSAQEMSFVTLNQRVLANPLKVRMHYGHPDVFDRFWFLPRGGISKASKVINISEDIFAGFNCTLRGGNVTHHEYIQVGKGRDVGLNQISMFEAKVASGNGEQVLSRDVYRLGHRLDFFRMLSFFYSTAGFYFNTMMVILTVYAFLWGRLFLALSGIKDSANNKSLGVILNQQFIIQLGFFTALPMIVENSLELGFLRAVWDFLTMQLQLASVFYTFSMGTRTHFFGRTILHGGAKYRATGRGFVVQHKSFAENYRLYARSHFVKAIELGIILIVFAAHNSVATNTFVYIAMTISSWCLVLSWIMAPFVFNPSGFDWLKTVYDFEDFMNWLWYSGGVFTKAEQSWETWWYEEQDHLRTTGLWGKLLEILLDLRFFFFQYGVVYHLNITRGNTSIAVYLLSWIYMVVAVGIYIVIAYAQDKYAAKEHIYYRLVQLLVIMVLVLVTVLLLEFTHFKFLDIVSSFLAFIPTGWGIILIAQSMQTRILFNEAFSRGLQISRILTGKKSQ, via the exons ATGAATCTTCGGCAGCGTCCGCAGCCGACGCGTGGCGGTCGTGGACCACTCCACGCGCCGCTGCCGCCCATGCAACAGGCCTACAACATAATCCCCATCCACGACCTCCTGGCCGACCACCCTTCGCTCCGCTATCCCGAGATACGCGCCGCTGCCGCCTCCTTACGCGCCGTCGGGGACCTCCGGAAGCCGCAGTTTGTCCCCTGGAACCCGAGCTACGACCTCATGAACTGGCTCGGCATCTCCTTCGGGTTCCAAAACGACAACGTTCGGAACCAGCGGGAGCATTTGGTCCTCCACCTGGCCAACTCCCAAATGCGGCTCCAGCCTCCGCCGAACCTGGTCGACTCGCTCGACGCCGGCGTTCTCCGGCGATTCCGGGGCAAATTGCTGCAGAACTACTCCTCCTGGTGCTCCTACATGGGCCGGAAGTCGAATGTCGTCATTTCGAGACGCCGCGCTGATCTCCGCCGCGAGCTGCTCTACGTGGCGCTGTACCTGCTGATTTGGGGCGAGTCTGGTAACCTTCGTTTCGTCCCTGAATGTGTTTGTTATATTTACCATCATATGGCCATGGAACTGAACAAAGTGCTTGATGAGTCTATCGACCCGGATACTGGTCGCCCGTTTGTGCCTTCGGTTTCGGGGCACTGTGGGTTTTTGAAGAGTGTGGTTATGCCCATTTACCAGACCATTAAGACTGAGGTTGAGAGCAGCAGAAATGGTACTGCGCCTCACTCTGCTTGGCGCAATTATGATGATATTAACGAGTACTTTTGGTCTCGGAGGTGTTTCCAGAGGCTGAAATGGCCTATTAATtattcaagtaatttttttgctACCACCCCGAAGAATAAGAGGGTCGGGAAGACGGGGTTTGTGGAGCAGAGGTCGTTTTGGAATGTGTTTAGGAGCTTTGATAAGCTCTGGGTTTTGTTAATCTTGTTTTTACAGGCTTCCATTATTGTTGCTTGGAAGGAGACAGATTATCCCTGGCAGGCATTGGAGAGAAGGGACGATCAGGTGCAGTTGCTAACATTGTTCATTACTTGGGGCGGTCTTCGCCTTCTTCAAGCAGTGCTTGATGCTGGGACTCAGTATAGCTTAGTTTCCAGGGAGACGATGTTGCTTGGTGTTCGCATGGTGCTGAAGGGTGCAGCTGCCGCGACATGGACTATTGTGTTTTCAGTGTTTTATGCGAGGATTTGGGATCAGAAGAATTCGGATGGGAGGTGGTCGGATGCGGCCAATCAGAGgattattgtttttcttgagGCTGCACTTGTTTTCGTCATCCCAGAAGTGCTGGCATTGGTTCTCTTTATAGTTCCCTGGGTCAGAAACTTTCTTGAAGGGTTGGATTTTAGTATACTCTATGTATTCACATGGTGGTTTCATACACGGATTTTTGTGGGTCGTGGACTGAGGGAAGGGCTTGTCAATAATGTCAAGTATACAATGTTCTGGATCGTAGTGTTGGCTTCAAAATTCACATTCAGTTACTTCCTTCAGATCAGGCCTCTTGTTTCCCCAACGAAAACTCTGTTGGACGCAGGGGATACCAAGTACAAAATACATATCTTTTTTAATAGCGGGAACAGAATAGCAATTGTGTTGTTGTGGATTCCTGTTGTGTTGATTTACTTGATGGATCTGCAAATATGGTTTGCCATTTTCTCATCCTTAGTTGGTGCAACAATTGGGCTGTTTTCACATTTGGGTGAGATCCGGAATATTAATCAGCTAAGGCTGAGATTTCAGTTCTTTACTAGTGCGTTGCAGTTTAATCTTATGCCGGAGGAGGAGTCCTTACATCCTGAGGTGACAATGGTGAAGAAGCTCCGTGATGCCATCCACAGACTGAAATTGCGGTATGGACTTGGTCAAGCCTACAAGAAGACTGAATCAAGCCAAGTAGAAGCTACCAGGTTTGCCTTGATATGGAATGAAATCATGACAACTTTCAGGGAGGAAGATCTCATCAGTGATCGAGAACTTGAGCTCATGGAATTGCCACCTAATTGTTGGAACATTAGGGTTATTCGCTGGCCATGTTCCCTCCTCTGCAATGAACTATTGCTTGCTCTAAGTCAGGCAAAAGAGCTGGGTGATGAACTTGACCAGTCGCTTTGGTTGAAGATATGCAAGAGTGAGTATCGCCGGTGTGCTGTCATCGAAGCTTATGACAGCATCAAGTATCTGCTTCTTGTGGTCGTTAAATATGGCACAGAAGAAAATTCCATTGTTTCAAAAATTTTCAAGGAGCTGGATCAATGTATTGAGAGTGGGAAGGTCACGGTTACATATAAGTTGTCACTGCTTCCACAAATTCATGCAAAGTTGATTTCTCTTATTGAGCTTTTGattcaacaaaagaaagatgaaagTAAGGCAGTGAATGTGTTGCAGGCCTTGTACGAACTTTCCGTTCGTGAATTCCCGAGGTTAAAGAAGTCCATGGCAACCTTGAGGCTGGAAGGCCTTGCAACTTGTAGTCCAGCCACTGATGCAGGCTTGCTTTTTGAAAATGCAATCCAGTTTCCTGATGATGAGGATGCGGTCTTCTTTAGGCATCTGCGCCGTCTGCATACAATTCTCACTTCTAGAGACTCAATGCACAATGTCCCAACAAATATTGAGGCGAGACGACGTATTGCCTTCTTTAGCAATTCACTTTTTATGAACATGCCCCGTGCTCCATTTGTTGAAAAAATGATGGCTTTCAGTGTGCTGACTCCATATTATGATGAGGAAGTGTTGTATGGAAAAGAATTTCTTCGAAGTGAGAACGAAGATGGCATTTCCACCCTGTTTTATCTGCAGAAGATTTATGAAGATGAGTGGAAGCATTTTATGGAGAGGATGTACAGGGAGGGCATGGAGAATGACGATGAAATCTTTACTAATAAGGCTAGGGATCTCCGTCTTTGGGCATCGCACAGAGGTCAGACATTATCTCGCACTGTGAGAGGAATGATGTACTACTATAGGGCCCTTAAGATGCTTGCATTTCTTGATTCTGCATCTGAGATGGACATAAGGGATGGATCACAGCAAATTGGCTCTCATGTTTTGATAAACCAAAATAGCGGGTTGGATGGTGTACAGTCAGGcatgcaatcttcttctcggAAACTCGGAAGAACAAGTAGCAGTgttagttatttatttaagggGAATGAACGTGGGATTGCTCTGTTGAAGTTCACATATGTGGTTGCCTGCCAGTTATATGGGCAGCATAAGACGAAGGGAGACTCCCGTGCTGAGGAGATCTTATatcttatgaaaaataatgaggCCCTTCGAGTTGCCTATGTTGATGAGGTTCACTTGGGGAGGGATGAGGTTGAGTACTACTCTGTCCTTGTTAAATTTGATCAGCAGATTCAAAGGGAGGTTGAGATCTATCGGATCATGTTGCCTGGTCCATTGAAGCTTGGTGAAGGCAAACCAGAAAATCAAAACCATGCCATAATCTTCACAAGGGGTGATGCAGTTCAAACCATTGACATGAACCAAGATAATTATTTTGAGGAGGCACTTAAAATGCGGAATTTATTGGAGGAGTTCAAGAACTTTTATGGTATCAGGAGGCCGACTATCTTGGGAGTCCGCGAGAATATCTTCACTGGCTCCGTGTCGTCTCTTGCTTGGTTCATGTCTGCTCAGGAGATGAGTTTTGTGACCCTGAACCAGCGTGTTCTGGCAAACCCTTTGAAAGTGCGAATGCACTATGGTCATCCAGATGTGTTTGACAGGTTCTGGTTCTTGCCTCGAGGTGGAATAAGCAAGGCTTCCAAAGTGATCAATATCAGTGAGGACATATTTGCTGGCTTCAATTGCACACTGCGAGGTGGCAATGTGACTCACCATGAATATATACAGGTGGGCAAGGGGAGGGATGTTGGGCTGAATCAGATCTCCATGTTTGAGGCCAAGGTTGCTAGTGGCAATGGTGAGCAGGTTTTAAGCAGAGATGTGTACCGGTTGGGTCATAGATTGGACTTCTTTCGAatgctttcatttttctacTCAACTGCTGGGTTCTACTTTAACACGATGATGGTGATACTGACTGTTTATGCCTTCTTGTGGGGACGTCTTTTTCTTGCTCTCAGTGGTATCAAGGACAGTGCAAACAATAAATCACTTGGTGTGATCTTGAATCAGCAGTTTATTATCCAGCTAGGTTTCTTCACTGCCCTTCCAATGATTGTTGAAAACTCTCTTGAACTGGGTTTTCTTCGAGCAGTTTGGGATTTCTTAACAATGCAGTTGCAGCTTGCTTCAGTTTTCTACACATTCTCAATGGGAACTCGTACCCACTTCTTCGGCCGTACTATTCTTCATGGGGGTGCAAAGTACCGAGCCACTGGACGTGGCTTTGTGGTACAACACAAGAGCTTTGCTGAGAACTATCGACTCTACGCTCGAAGCCATTTTGTGAAGGCAATTGAGCTTGGGATTATTTTAATAGTGTTTGCTGCTCATAACTCTGTAGCTACGAATACTTTTGTTTACATTGCCATGACGATCTCAAGCTGGTGTCTCGTATTGTCGTGGATAATGGCCCCGTTTGTGTTCAACCCTTCTGGATTTGATTGGCTGAAAACTGTATATGACTTTGAAGATTTTATGAATTGGTTATGGTATTCCGGGGGGGTTTTTACAAAAGCTGAACAGAGCTGGGAAACATGGTGGTATGAGGAACAAGACCATCTACGAACAACCGGTCTTTGGGGAAAGCTATTGGAAATTCTTTTGGATCttcgtttcttcttctttcagtATGGTGTCGTGTACCATCTAAATATTACCCGTGGAAATACCAGCATAGCTGTTTACTTGCTATCTTGGATATACATGGTAGTGGCTGTTGGGATTTATATAGTCATAGCATATGCTCAGGACAAATATGCAGCGAAGGAGCATATCTACTACCGGCTAGTTCAGCTTCTTGTCATAATGGTTTTGGTACTTGTAACTGTATTGCTGCTCGAGTTCACTCACTTCAAATTTCTCGATATAGTCTCAAGTTTCTTGGCGTTCATCCCTACCGGCTGGGGTATAATCTTAATAGCTCAG TCAATGCAGACTAGGATCCTGTTCAATGAAGCCTTTAGCAGGGGTCTTCAGATATCTCGTATTCTTACCGGCAAAAAGTCTCAGTGA